Proteins encoded within one genomic window of Brachybacterium muris:
- a CDS encoding 50S ribosomal protein bL37 yields MSKRGRKRKSRRKNGANHGKRPNC; encoded by the coding sequence ATGAGCAAGCGCGGACGCAAGCGCAAGTCCCGCCGCAAGAACGGCGCCAATCACGGCAAGCGCCCCAACTGCTGA
- a CDS encoding M23 family metallopeptidase has product MTVANHRADGRALMSARSGAGTHRDSAVRTGVVKAGVLGALATATIAAPLAAMAADVEDAATAPQPAPAPVAEAPVEPVALPVAEAPLPASEVTEVRAEGDAASRDQERTSPAGAEAPKGEPAAPVEDESDVAESAATTGIKVSVPEPEPEPAAIDESGQPLPQNSGGYVRPVGGPITSSYGYRTHPVLGYSKLHDGVDFGASCGTPVHSVQSGTVIAVEYNGASGKRVKVDHGNGVVTGYYHLQSYGTSVGATVEAGEVVGYVGSTGRSTGCHLHFAKMDEAGNYSNPMSLLR; this is encoded by the coding sequence ATGACAGTGGCGAACCATCGCGCTGACGGCCGTGCCCTCATGAGTGCCCGCTCGGGTGCCGGTACCCACCGTGATTCCGCCGTCCGCACGGGTGTCGTGAAGGCCGGGGTGCTCGGCGCTCTCGCCACCGCCACCATCGCCGCGCCGCTGGCCGCCATGGCCGCCGACGTCGAGGACGCCGCCACCGCACCGCAGCCCGCCCCGGCACCCGTCGCCGAGGCCCCCGTCGAGCCCGTGGCCCTCCCTGTCGCCGAGGCCCCGCTGCCCGCGTCGGAGGTCACCGAGGTGCGCGCCGAGGGTGACGCCGCCAGCCGCGATCAGGAGCGCACCTCACCTGCGGGCGCAGAGGCCCCCAAGGGCGAGCCCGCCGCACCGGTCGAGGACGAGTCCGACGTGGCCGAGTCCGCCGCCACCACCGGGATCAAGGTCTCGGTGCCGGAGCCGGAGCCCGAGCCCGCCGCGATCGACGAGTCCGGCCAGCCCCTGCCCCAGAACTCCGGTGGCTACGTGCGCCCCGTGGGCGGCCCCATCACCTCCAGCTACGGCTACCGCACCCACCCCGTGCTGGGCTACAGCAAGTTGCACGACGGTGTGGACTTCGGCGCCAGTTGCGGCACCCCGGTGCACTCCGTGCAGTCCGGCACCGTCATCGCGGTGGAGTACAACGGCGCCTCCGGCAAGCGGGTCAAGGTCGACCACGGCAACGGCGTCGTGACCGGCTACTACCACCTGCAGAGCTACGGCACCTCCGTGGGCGCCACCGTCGAGGCCGGCGAGGTCGTCGGCTACGTCGGCTCCACCGGTCGCTCCACCGGCTGCCACCTCCACTTCGCCAAGATGGACGAGGCAGGGAACTACTCCAACCCGATGTCGCTGCTGCGGTGA
- the tsaD gene encoding tRNA (adenosine(37)-N6)-threonylcarbamoyltransferase complex transferase subunit TsaD translates to MTRTPVVLGVESSCDETGFGLVSEGTLLGQGLASSASQHAEFGGVVPEIAARAHLDAAVPTLQIALKDAGVELGDITHVAATSGPGLATAVHVGLAAAKSVAWALDVPLYGVHHLAGHAAADTLEHGPLPERSIVLIVSGGHTSVLAIGDLVRDPIEHLGDTLDDAAGEAFDKVARLLGLGYPGGPVISRAAVDGDPKAFAFPRAMMRSGDPAYTFSFSGLKTAVARTVETIERAGDPVPVADIAASFEQAVVDVLVAKSVKAVKDRGLDTLVIVGGVAANARLRAVAAERCEREGIELRIPPPRLCTDNGAMIAAVGDLLVRSGADASGLGIAADPSAVLHGAQLPLPR, encoded by the coding sequence GTGACCCGCACGCCCGTCGTCCTCGGCGTCGAGTCTTCCTGCGACGAGACCGGCTTCGGCCTCGTCTCCGAGGGGACCCTGCTGGGACAGGGACTCGCCTCCAGCGCCTCCCAGCACGCCGAGTTCGGGGGAGTGGTTCCCGAGATCGCTGCGCGGGCCCATCTCGACGCGGCCGTCCCCACCCTGCAGATCGCCCTGAAGGACGCCGGCGTGGAGCTGGGCGACATCACCCATGTGGCCGCCACCTCCGGACCGGGCCTGGCAACCGCCGTGCACGTGGGCCTGGCCGCAGCGAAGTCCGTGGCCTGGGCACTGGACGTCCCCCTGTACGGGGTGCACCACCTTGCCGGCCACGCGGCCGCCGACACCCTCGAGCACGGCCCGCTTCCCGAGCGCAGCATCGTGCTGATCGTCTCCGGTGGACACACCTCCGTCCTGGCGATCGGTGACCTGGTGCGCGACCCCATCGAGCACCTGGGCGACACGCTCGACGACGCCGCAGGCGAAGCGTTCGACAAGGTGGCCCGCTTGCTGGGGCTGGGCTACCCGGGTGGGCCGGTGATCTCCCGGGCCGCTGTGGATGGGGACCCGAAGGCGTTCGCCTTCCCCCGGGCGATGATGCGCAGCGGCGACCCCGCCTACACCTTCTCCTTCTCCGGCCTGAAAACGGCGGTCGCCCGCACGGTGGAGACCATCGAGCGCGCCGGCGACCCGGTGCCGGTGGCCGACATTGCCGCCTCCTTCGAGCAGGCCGTGGTGGACGTCCTGGTCGCGAAGTCCGTGAAAGCCGTCAAGGACCGCGGACTGGACACCCTGGTGATCGTGGGCGGCGTGGCCGCCAATGCCCGCCTGCGTGCGGTGGCCGCCGAGCGCTGCGAGCGCGAGGGCATCGAGCTGCGCATCCCGCCACCGCGCCTGTGCACCGACAACGGTGCGATGATCGCCGCCGTCGGCGACCTCCTGGTCCGCTCCGGCGCCGATGCCAGCGGCCTCGGGATCGCGGCGGACCCCTCTGCCGTGCTGCACGGCGCCCAGCTGCCCCTGCCCCGCTGA
- a CDS encoding HAMP domain-containing sensor histidine kinase, which translates to MSPRRVPERLDVRPLDSFRSFKVKLGVLVVAVVSVSTLLTWVGLRAGLEPILAIPLVVLIALVFTQLLARGMTSPLREMTGAARAMARGDYTQRIRTTSRDEVGQLADAFSTMASELEQTDRMRKDLVANVSHELRTPVAGLRAQLENIVDGVTEPDPAALSVALAETERLSQLVDHLLDLSRIDAGAIELDLEEIELTPFLHEVVDGAALAPGARGVRWVIDVEPPGLTTRADAARLHQTIANLLDNATRHSPPGGRVHVSAARTATDDGVRIDVHDEGPGIAREDRDLVFERFQRGGGSDTSGGTGLGLAIARWAVGLHGGRIEVIDDPRDELALEGRSSLIRVTLPDAGPRPGTRTGALDVVRTDRSDLGY; encoded by the coding sequence ATGAGCCCGCGCCGCGTGCCCGAAAGGCTCGATGTGCGCCCCCTGGACAGCTTCCGCTCGTTCAAGGTGAAGCTCGGGGTACTGGTGGTCGCCGTGGTGAGCGTCTCCACGCTTCTGACCTGGGTGGGGCTGCGCGCCGGCCTCGAGCCGATCCTGGCGATCCCGCTGGTGGTGCTAATCGCGCTGGTGTTCACCCAGCTCCTCGCCCGAGGGATGACCTCGCCGCTGCGTGAGATGACCGGCGCCGCGCGAGCGATGGCCCGCGGGGATTACACCCAGCGGATCCGCACCACCAGCCGTGACGAGGTGGGCCAGCTCGCCGACGCCTTCTCCACGATGGCCTCGGAGCTCGAGCAGACCGACCGGATGCGCAAGGACCTCGTGGCCAACGTGTCCCACGAGCTGCGCACACCGGTGGCCGGGCTGAGGGCACAGCTGGAGAACATCGTCGACGGTGTCACCGAGCCCGACCCGGCGGCGCTGTCGGTGGCCCTGGCGGAGACGGAGCGCCTCTCCCAGCTGGTGGATCATCTGCTGGACCTGTCCCGGATCGATGCAGGCGCCATCGAGCTGGACCTCGAGGAGATCGAGCTGACGCCCTTCCTCCACGAGGTGGTGGACGGCGCGGCCCTGGCACCGGGAGCACGAGGGGTGCGATGGGTGATCGACGTGGAGCCTCCGGGTCTGACCACGCGGGCCGATGCAGCGAGGCTGCACCAGACGATCGCGAACCTCCTGGACAACGCCACCCGCCACTCCCCTCCCGGCGGACGGGTCCACGTCAGTGCTGCCCGTACCGCAACGGACGACGGAGTGCGGATCGATGTGCACGACGAAGGGCCGGGCATCGCCCGGGAGGACCGCGACCTGGTGTTCGAGCGGTTCCAGCGCGGCGGAGGGTCGGACACGTCCGGTGGGACGGGCCTGGGACTCGCGATCGCCCGCTGGGCCGTGGGCCTGCACGGGGGGCGCATCGAAGTGATCGACGATCCCCGTGACGAACTCGCCCTGGAGGGGCGATCCTCACTGATCCGGGTCACCCTCCCTGATGCGGGGCCCCGCCCGGGGACCCGGACGGGTGCCCTGGACGTGGTCCGCACGGACCGCTCCGACCTGGGATACTGA
- the istA gene encoding IS21 family transposase: protein MVRKIRAKLVLQLRAEGLSGRAISSSQGMSRKSVRAVFEAADAAGIGWGDIADVADEQVYARLFPGRGEHESVFAQPDWEQVHREMARVGVTLKLLHGEYFDATTAAGDPAMGYDRFCRTYQHHVMVTGAASRVGHKAGQSVEVDWSGPTMELADPVTGEVSKVFLFVACLPFSRYAFCFPALDMRQESWLRAHVAMFEALGGTVPRIVPDNLKTGVVKHPREGEIVLNDAYREMAAHYSAAVLPGRVRKPKDKASVENTVAHVATWVIAGLRDQRFTSLPELAAAIGQRMEAYNAEPFQKRPGSRASVFDAEERPLLTPLPAVPYEISTWHYGRRVGRNGHVTFARNFYSAPFAHIGAKVDLRITARTLEIYQGSQRLTSHLLLPETASNEYRTNDADLPAGERFQAWDAQRVRAWADRVGPATVIVIQRIFESVPIVEQGLDPALAVLRLSRRFSVDRVEAACALALTGRVRSPRYAHLHPILATGQDKVAALRPPREEPAEDGGYVRGADYYAGGVR from the coding sequence ATGGTACGGAAGATCAGGGCGAAGCTGGTGCTCCAGCTGCGCGCAGAAGGTCTGTCGGGGCGAGCGATTTCGTCCTCGCAGGGCATGTCCCGCAAGTCCGTGAGGGCGGTGTTCGAGGCCGCTGACGCTGCAGGGATCGGGTGGGGCGATATCGCGGACGTCGCCGATGAGCAGGTGTATGCCCGGTTGTTCCCGGGCCGGGGCGAGCACGAGAGCGTGTTCGCACAGCCGGACTGGGAACAGGTCCATCGAGAGATGGCCAGGGTCGGCGTGACGCTGAAGCTGTTGCACGGCGAGTACTTCGACGCGACCACGGCGGCTGGGGATCCGGCGATGGGGTATGACCGGTTTTGCCGCACCTACCAGCACCACGTCATGGTCACCGGTGCCGCTTCGAGAGTCGGTCACAAGGCCGGCCAGAGCGTGGAGGTCGACTGGTCCGGCCCCACGATGGAGCTGGCCGATCCGGTCACCGGCGAGGTCTCGAAGGTGTTCTTGTTCGTTGCCTGCCTGCCTTTTTCTCGTTACGCGTTCTGCTTCCCGGCGCTGGATATGCGCCAGGAGTCCTGGCTGCGAGCGCACGTAGCGATGTTCGAGGCGCTGGGCGGGACGGTCCCGAGGATCGTTCCGGACAACCTCAAGACCGGTGTGGTGAAGCACCCCCGCGAGGGCGAGATCGTCCTGAACGATGCGTATCGCGAGATGGCAGCGCATTACTCGGCGGCGGTGCTCCCGGGGAGGGTGCGGAAACCGAAAGACAAGGCGAGCGTGGAGAACACCGTCGCGCACGTCGCGACCTGGGTCATCGCCGGGCTGCGGGATCAGCGATTCACGTCCCTGCCCGAACTTGCAGCCGCCATCGGGCAGCGGATGGAGGCCTATAACGCGGAGCCGTTCCAGAAGCGGCCCGGATCCCGCGCCAGCGTGTTCGACGCGGAGGAGCGGCCGCTGCTGACGCCGCTGCCGGCGGTGCCCTACGAGATCTCGACATGGCACTACGGACGACGAGTGGGCAGGAACGGGCACGTCACGTTCGCGCGGAACTTCTACTCCGCGCCGTTCGCGCACATCGGCGCGAAGGTCGATCTGCGCATCACGGCCCGGACGCTGGAGATCTATCAGGGCAGCCAGCGACTGACCAGTCACCTGCTGCTCCCGGAGACCGCGAGCAATGAGTACCGCACCAACGACGCGGACCTACCTGCGGGCGAGCGTTTCCAGGCCTGGGACGCGCAGAGGGTGCGGGCGTGGGCAGATCGGGTCGGGCCGGCCACGGTGATCGTGATCCAGCGGATCTTCGAGTCCGTGCCGATCGTGGAACAGGGCCTGGATCCCGCGTTGGCGGTGCTACGGCTCTCTCGCCGCTTCTCCGTAGATCGGGTCGAGGCGGCCTGCGCACTCGCGCTGACGGGACGGGTCCGTTCACCGCGCTATGCGCATCTGCACCCGATCTTGGCCACCGGGCAGGACAAGGTCGCCGCCCTGCGTCCACCCCGCGAGGAACCCGCGGAAGACGGCGGATACGTCCGTGGCGCCGACTACTACGCCGGAGGTGTCCGGTGA
- a CDS encoding response regulator transcription factor — protein MSTPDAQGRTTAPVRVVVIEDEPTITRAIADRLTAEGWDVSTALDGPTGVRTVAEVRPDVVVLDVMLPGFDGLEVCRRIQADEPVPVLMLTARDDETDMLVGLGVGADDYMTKPFSMRELVARLKALLRRVRRAAAPAPSSEAQTALELGDLMIDRAGRRVTRAGVPAHLTPTEFDLLLCLATTPGTVLTREQLLADVWDWVDATGTRTVDSHVKALRRKLGADLVRTVHGVGYALELPGSAEGEDAADGADEGAAQA, from the coding sequence ATGTCGACGCCAGATGCCCAGGGCCGCACCACCGCTCCCGTGCGCGTGGTGGTGATCGAGGACGAGCCGACCATCACCCGCGCGATCGCCGATCGCCTCACCGCGGAGGGCTGGGACGTCTCCACGGCGCTCGACGGCCCCACCGGGGTGCGGACCGTCGCCGAGGTGCGACCGGACGTGGTGGTGCTGGACGTGATGCTGCCGGGCTTCGACGGGCTCGAGGTGTGCCGCCGCATCCAGGCCGACGAGCCCGTCCCCGTCCTCATGCTCACCGCCCGCGACGACGAGACCGACATGCTGGTGGGTCTCGGTGTCGGCGCCGACGACTACATGACCAAGCCCTTCTCCATGCGGGAACTGGTGGCCCGGCTGAAGGCCCTGCTGCGCAGGGTCCGTCGGGCGGCGGCACCCGCACCGAGCAGCGAGGCGCAGACGGCGCTGGAGCTCGGGGACCTGATGATCGACCGGGCGGGCCGTCGCGTGACCCGGGCAGGCGTCCCCGCCCATCTCACCCCCACCGAGTTCGACCTGCTGCTGTGCCTGGCCACCACGCCGGGCACGGTGCTCACCCGTGAGCAGCTGCTCGCCGACGTGTGGGACTGGGTGGATGCCACCGGTACCCGCACCGTGGACTCCCATGTGAAGGCGCTGCGCCGGAAGCTGGGGGCCGACCTGGTGCGCACCGTCCACGGCGTCGGGTACGCGCTGGAGCTGCCGGGCTCCGCCGAAGGCGAGGACGCCGCGGACGGCGCCGACGAGGGTGCTGCGCAGGCATGA
- a CDS encoding GDSL-type esterase/lipase family protein: MPSPSTPSDAHQDPRIRIIALGDELLAGVGDARALGWLGRAVANEQGATSRIDLFTSALPQETSAELAERWDAEVARRTDERGRADGSIDHRVVLGMGRADVTSGISLARSRLNLAKVLDGLERQRMSAFVVGPPPSRDAGLTAAVRDLSGAYEDVCSRRRIPYVDTVQALDGHEQWTGDMARSQGDHPGQTGYGLMAWLVLHGGFGSWLGTSA, encoded by the coding sequence GTGCCCTCGCCATCCACCCCGTCCGATGCCCACCAGGACCCCCGTATCCGCATCATCGCCCTGGGCGACGAACTGCTGGCCGGGGTGGGTGATGCGCGCGCCCTGGGCTGGCTGGGACGCGCTGTGGCCAACGAGCAGGGTGCCACCAGCCGCATCGACCTGTTCACCTCGGCACTGCCGCAGGAGACCTCCGCGGAGCTCGCCGAGCGGTGGGACGCGGAGGTCGCTCGTCGCACCGATGAGCGGGGACGCGCCGATGGCAGTATCGACCATCGTGTGGTGCTGGGGATGGGCCGGGCGGACGTCACCTCCGGCATCTCCCTGGCGCGCTCGCGCCTGAACCTGGCCAAGGTGCTGGACGGCCTGGAGCGGCAGCGGATGTCCGCTTTCGTGGTGGGACCCCCGCCCAGCCGCGATGCCGGCCTGACCGCCGCCGTGCGGGACCTGTCCGGCGCCTACGAGGACGTCTGCTCACGGCGCCGCATCCCCTACGTGGACACGGTCCAGGCGCTGGACGGCCACGAGCAGTGGACCGGCGACATGGCGCGTTCCCAGGGCGATCATCCCGGTCAGACGGGCTACGGCCTGATGGCCTGGCTGGTGCTCCACGGGGGCTTCGGGAGCTGGCTGGGCACCTCCGCGTGA
- a CDS encoding transposase: MWCAPLPTPGPAPDTAPAQKKLKHLRVDATSMQVSLPVAMTWWAQRSALPRTRRVGRCRGGCAGGHCCTCRSGIRTALPDARIAVDKWHLVALANLMVTQVRQRITRQLHGRRGTATDKVWASRQLLLTGYEHLTVKQKARFNAALAAEDPTNEIAEYSPRWGPLIEGSGATSLP, encoded by the coding sequence ATGTGGTGCGCGCCGCTGCCTACACCCGGTCCAGCACCTGACACAGCCCCAGCACAGAAGAAACTGAAACATCTACGCGTTGATGCCACGTCTATGCAGGTGTCATTGCCGGTCGCGATGACTTGGTGGGCTCAGCGCAGTGCGCTGCCTCGTACTCGGCGGGTGGGGCGTTGCCGAGGCGGGTGTGCGGGCGGGCACTGTTGTACCTGTCGATCCGGGATCCGCACCGCCCTGCCGGACGCGCGGATCGCAGTCGACAAGTGGCATCTCGTCGCCCTCGCCAACCTCATGGTCACCCAGGTCCGTCAACGGATCACCCGGCAACTGCACGGCCGCCGCGGCACCGCCACCGACAAAGTCTGGGCCAGCCGGCAACTGCTGCTCACCGGCTACGAGCACCTCACCGTCAAGCAAAAGGCCCGGTTCAACGCCGCCCTCGCCGCCGAGGATCCGACCAACGAGATCGCTGAATATTCGCCTCGCTGGGGTCCGCTGATCGAGGGTTCGGGTGCCACGTCGCTGCCGTAG
- a CDS encoding multifunctional oxoglutarate decarboxylase/oxoglutarate dehydrogenase thiamine pyrophosphate-binding subunit/dihydrolipoyllysine-residue succinyltransferase subunit, whose protein sequence is MSQQTQSPETPEFGPNQWLVDALREQWQQDPASVDRSWAEFFASHPGGSGSSTAQQTSDSEADPEPERAPEPDRDDAESAASTRAPDESPASEQSLDAPPAPSSTPAKESSPVNDASKADAKTPEPKQTEKAEKAEKTDTAETSQKTGSSDGPTISSTSDRPAKIPTTTSQIPAVELSEPEQVKLRGPAAAVVRNMDESLTVPTATSVRDVPVKLLFDNRIVINNHLKRNRQGKVSFTHLIGWAMIEAITEIQDMNNGFDVDEKGKPLLLKREDINFGLAIDMPRPDGSRGLVVPNIKAAQRFDFLGFWRAYEEVVKKARAGKLTMDDFTGTTVSLTNPGGIGTVHSIPRLMKGQGVIVGVGAMDYPAQFQGSSAATLANLAVSKVMTLTSTYDHRIIQGAASGEFLKKMADKLLGKDAFYDRVFAALRIPYQPIRWVEDNPFRYSKSERLAPVMDLIHSYRVRGHLMADTDPLQYRVRHHPDLDVETYGLTLWDLDRTFPTRGLGGKDEMTLREILAVLRDAYCRSIGVEYMHITDPEERNWLQREIETPRRPFEKEEHTHIMDRLNAAEAFETFLQTKFVGQKRFSLEGGESVIPMLDSILHDSAHDQVEEVCIGMAHRGRLNVLSNLAGKSYSQIFQEFEGNVGQNLGSGDVKYHLGTEGTFTARDGAETKVYLAANPSHLEAVNPVLEGIVRAKQDKLERGNDFPVLPILIHGDAAFAGQGVVTETLNLSELRGYRTGGTIHVVINNQIGFTTLPDSSRSSFYSTDVAKSTQLPIFHVNGDDPEACVRVAEIAFRYRQKFHRDVVIDMVCYRRRGHNEGDDPSMTQPQMYALIKNQPSVRKLYTEALIERGDLTEDETQGVMRNFQEHLDQAFASTRPAKGEDSQDEVQGLDLPDSQKQEQAGAASDEDSVSTAIDASVLERIGEAHTSYPESFTVHPKLAPLAAKRQQMSAEGDIDWAYGELLAFGSLLMEGRRVRLAGQDSRRGTFVQRHSVFIDHENGDTWTPLLHLGDDQARFNVYDSSLSEFAALGFEYGYSVESPDSLVLWEAQFGDFVNGAQTIIDEFISASEQKWGQNSGVVLLLPHGYEGQGPDHSSARIERFLQLCAEDNMRVAMPSTPASYFHLLRRQAKASPRKPLIVFTPKSMLRNKAATSQVEDFTSGTFEPVLPDTTVDPAKVTRVLLTSGKVYWDLVAKRTKEELEDTAIVRVEQLYPLPVDQLVAALDAYPEAELTWVQEEPRNQGAWFYMAMNFAVTVGRTLRVVARPASASPATGSSTAHKAEQEDLLRRAFER, encoded by the coding sequence GTGTCACAGCAGACACAGAGCCCGGAGACCCCGGAGTTCGGTCCCAATCAGTGGCTCGTGGACGCGCTCCGCGAGCAGTGGCAGCAGGATCCCGCGAGCGTCGATCGGAGTTGGGCGGAGTTCTTCGCCTCGCATCCCGGCGGCTCGGGTTCCTCCACCGCCCAGCAGACCTCCGACTCCGAAGCGGACCCCGAGCCCGAACGGGCGCCCGAGCCTGACCGCGACGACGCCGAGAGCGCCGCGAGCACTCGTGCACCCGACGAGTCCCCCGCCTCCGAGCAGAGCCTCGACGCGCCCCCTGCCCCTTCATCGACTCCCGCGAAGGAATCCTCCCCCGTGAACGACGCCTCGAAGGCCGACGCGAAGACGCCCGAGCCGAAGCAGACCGAGAAGGCCGAGAAGGCTGAGAAGACCGACACCGCTGAGACGAGTCAGAAGACAGGCTCGTCGGACGGCCCCACGATCTCCAGCACCTCGGACCGGCCCGCCAAGATCCCCACCACCACCTCGCAGATCCCCGCGGTGGAGCTGAGTGAGCCCGAGCAGGTCAAGCTGCGCGGTCCGGCCGCCGCCGTGGTGCGGAACATGGACGAGTCCCTCACCGTCCCCACCGCCACGTCCGTGCGCGATGTGCCGGTCAAGCTGCTGTTCGACAACCGGATCGTCATCAACAACCACCTCAAGCGCAATCGGCAGGGGAAGGTCTCCTTCACCCACCTGATCGGCTGGGCGATGATCGAGGCGATCACCGAGATCCAGGACATGAACAACGGCTTCGACGTCGATGAGAAGGGCAAGCCCCTCCTGCTGAAGCGCGAGGACATCAACTTCGGTCTCGCGATCGACATGCCCCGCCCCGACGGCTCGCGCGGACTGGTGGTCCCCAACATCAAGGCCGCGCAGCGCTTCGACTTCCTGGGCTTCTGGCGCGCCTACGAGGAGGTCGTGAAGAAGGCCCGTGCGGGCAAGCTCACGATGGACGACTTCACCGGCACCACCGTGTCGCTGACCAACCCCGGTGGCATCGGCACCGTGCACTCGATCCCCCGCCTGATGAAGGGGCAGGGCGTGATCGTGGGCGTGGGCGCGATGGACTACCCCGCACAGTTCCAGGGCTCCAGCGCCGCCACCCTCGCGAACCTCGCCGTGTCCAAGGTGATGACGCTGACCTCCACCTACGACCATCGCATCATCCAGGGAGCCGCCTCCGGCGAGTTCCTGAAGAAGATGGCCGACAAGCTGCTGGGCAAGGACGCCTTCTACGACCGGGTGTTCGCGGCGCTGCGCATCCCCTACCAGCCCATCCGCTGGGTCGAGGACAACCCCTTCCGCTACTCGAAGTCCGAGCGCCTGGCACCGGTGATGGACCTGATCCACTCCTACCGGGTGCGCGGCCACCTGATGGCCGATACGGACCCGCTGCAGTACCGGGTCCGTCACCACCCGGATCTGGACGTGGAGACCTACGGCCTGACGCTGTGGGACCTGGACCGCACCTTCCCCACCCGGGGCCTGGGCGGCAAGGACGAGATGACCCTGCGCGAGATCCTCGCGGTGCTGCGCGATGCGTACTGCCGCTCGATCGGCGTGGAGTACATGCACATCACCGATCCCGAGGAGCGCAACTGGCTCCAGCGGGAGATCGAGACGCCGCGCCGCCCCTTCGAGAAGGAGGAGCACACCCACATCATGGACCGGCTCAACGCCGCCGAGGCGTTCGAGACGTTCCTGCAGACCAAGTTCGTGGGCCAGAAGCGATTCTCGCTCGAGGGCGGCGAATCCGTCATCCCCATGCTGGACTCGATCCTGCACGACTCCGCCCACGACCAGGTGGAAGAGGTCTGCATCGGGATGGCCCACCGCGGCCGCCTCAACGTGCTCTCCAACCTCGCCGGCAAGAGCTACTCCCAGATCTTCCAGGAGTTCGAGGGCAACGTGGGCCAGAACCTCGGTTCCGGCGACGTCAAGTACCACCTGGGCACCGAGGGCACCTTCACCGCGCGCGACGGCGCCGAGACCAAGGTGTACCTGGCGGCGAACCCCTCCCACCTGGAGGCCGTGAACCCGGTGCTCGAGGGCATCGTGCGCGCCAAGCAGGACAAGCTCGAGCGCGGCAACGACTTCCCGGTGCTGCCGATCCTGATCCACGGCGACGCGGCCTTCGCCGGGCAGGGCGTGGTCACCGAGACCCTGAACCTCTCGGAGCTGCGCGGCTACCGCACCGGCGGCACCATCCACGTGGTCATCAACAACCAGATCGGCTTCACCACCCTGCCGGACTCCTCGCGCTCGTCCTTCTACTCCACGGACGTAGCGAAGTCCACGCAGCTGCCGATCTTCCACGTCAACGGTGACGACCCGGAGGCCTGCGTGCGGGTCGCGGAGATCGCCTTCCGCTACCGTCAGAAGTTCCACCGCGACGTCGTCATCGACATGGTCTGCTACCGCCGCCGCGGTCACAACGAGGGGGACGACCCCTCGATGACCCAGCCCCAGATGTACGCGCTGATCAAGAACCAGCCCTCGGTGCGAAAGCTGTACACCGAGGCGCTGATCGAACGCGGCGACCTCACCGAGGACGAGACCCAGGGCGTGATGCGCAACTTCCAGGAGCACCTGGACCAGGCGTTCGCCTCGACGCGTCCCGCCAAGGGGGAGGACTCCCAGGACGAGGTGCAGGGCCTGGACCTGCCCGACTCGCAGAAGCAGGAGCAGGCCGGGGCCGCAAGCGACGAGGACAGCGTGAGCACCGCGATCGACGCCTCGGTGCTGGAACGGATCGGCGAGGCCCACACCTCCTACCCCGAGTCCTTCACCGTGCACCCGAAGCTGGCTCCCCTGGCCGCCAAGCGTCAGCAGATGTCCGCCGAGGGCGACATCGACTGGGCGTACGGCGAGCTGCTGGCCTTCGGCTCGCTGCTGATGGAGGGGCGCCGCGTGCGCCTGGCCGGTCAGGACTCGCGGCGCGGCACCTTCGTGCAGCGCCACAGCGTCTTCATCGACCACGAGAACGGTGACACCTGGACCCCGCTGCTGCACCTCGGGGACGACCAGGCACGGTTCAACGTGTACGACTCCTCGCTGTCGGAGTTCGCTGCCCTGGGCTTCGAGTACGGCTACTCCGTGGAGAGCCCGGACTCGCTGGTGCTGTGGGAGGCGCAGTTCGGCGACTTCGTCAACGGCGCGCAGACCATCATCGACGAGTTCATCTCGGCCTCCGAGCAGAAGTGGGGTCAGAACTCCGGCGTGGTGCTGCTGCTCCCCCACGGTTACGAGGGCCAGGGCCCGGACCACTCCTCCGCCCGCATCGAGCGCTTCCTGCAGCTGTGCGCCGAGGACAACATGCGGGTGGCGATGCCGTCCACGCCGGCCAGCTACTTCCACCTGCTGCGCCGTCAGGCCAAGGCCAGCCCCCGCAAGCCGCTGATCGTGTTCACGCCGAAGTCGATGCTGCGCAACAAGGCCGCCACCAGCCAGGTGGAGGACTTCACCTCCGGCACCTTCGAGCCGGTGCTGCCGGACACCACGGTGGATCCGGCGAAGGTGACGCGGGTCCTGCTCACCTCCGGGAAGGTCTACTGGGACCTGGTGGCCAAGCGCACCAAGGAGGAGTTGGAGGACACGGCGATCGTGCGGGTCGAGCAGCTGTACCCGCTGCCTGTCGACCAGTTGGTCGCCGCCCTGGACGCCTACCCAGAGGCCGAGCTCACCTGGGTGCAGGAGGAGCCGCGCAACCAGGGTGCCTGGTTCTACATGGCGATGAACTTCGCCGTGACCGTGGGGCGCACCCTGCGGGTGGTGGCCCGTCCGGCTTCGGCCTCGCCCGCCACCGGTTCCTCCACCGCCCACAAGGCGGAGCAGGAGGACCTGCTGCGCCGTGCCTTCGAACGCTGA